The following DNA comes from Streptomyces globosus.
TCGGGGGCCGGTCGTGCCGCCGGGGCGGCCCGGCGGGGCGGGGCGTCAGTTCCAGTCTGCGCCGACGCGCAGGCCGCCGGTCTCGACGGGGCGGGCGAGGGCGTTGCCGTAGCCGTAGCCGTCGGAGGCACCGTACGCGTCGGCGTCTTCGAGGTCCTCGGGCAGCAGGCTCCAGACGATGAGGTCGGTGCGGGCGTGGCTCCAACTGCCGTCGCCGTTCTGGATGCGGGCTATCCAGGCGTTGCGCAGGACGCCTTCGCTGATGCAGCCGATCTTCTGGGCGACCTGCTGGGAGGCGGTGTTGTCGGCGGCGGTGCGCATTTCGAGGCGTTCGAAGCCCAGGTCGCGGAAGAGCCACTGGGCGACGGCGAGGACGGACTCGCCGGCGTAGCCCTCGCCGCGGGCCCAGGGGGCGGTGATGTAGGCGGCCTCGGTGCTGCGGGTGCGCCAGTCGGTGTTCTTCAGGTGGACGGTGCCGACGAGGCGCTGGGTGAGGAACTCGGCGACGGCGAAGACGATGCCGCGGCCGCTGGTGCGTTCGGCGTGGGAGTGCCGGGTGGCCCAGCCGTGGGCGTCGGCGTGGGTGTAGGGGTGCGGTGCGGGGGTCCAGGCGGTGACGTGCTCGTCGT
Coding sequences within:
- a CDS encoding GNAT family N-acetyltransferase — translated: MTTTFPDVTISTDRLVLRPFDVEDVTALAEMMNDEHVTAWTPAPHPYTHADAHGWATRHSHAERTSGRGIVFAVAEFLTQRLVGTVHLKNTDWRTRSTEAAYITAPWARGEGYAGESVLAVAQWLFRDLGFERLEMRTAADNTASQQVAQKIGCISEGVLRNAWIARIQNGDGSWSHARTDLIVWSLLPEDLEDADAYGASDGYGYGNALARPVETGGLRVGADWN